In a genomic window of Oreochromis aureus strain Israel breed Guangdong linkage group 13, ZZ_aureus, whole genome shotgun sequence:
- the polh gene encoding DNA polymerase eta, which translates to MEYGKERVVALVDMDCFYVQVEQRLNPALRNTTCVVAQYKTWKGGSIIAVSYEARAHGVTRNMWVDDAKKLCPDLQVARVRESHGKADLTNYREASVEVIEVMSRFAVIERASIDEAYMDLTAAVQQRLKNMTDKQIEPSLLRTTYIQGYPQSSPAAEESAEDTVLDKEEQRSRGLQQWLESLTFPSVGEQSSAELQLTVGALIVEEMRAAVEKHTGFRCSAGISHNKVLAKLACGLNKPNRQTVLPLDSVTELFSSLPIGKIRNLGGKLGTSITETLGIENMGDLTRFSKAQLEQHFGEKTGQWLYDLCRGIDFEAVKPRQLPKSIGCSKNFPGKTSLATKEQVQYWLHQLALELEERLTKDREVNGRVAKMLTVGVRQLGDKRMSSFSRCCALVRYEATKISSDTFAIIKSLNTAGNHQAAWTPPLSMLYLSASKFSDVSSAGGIAGFLSSDSTSTQPPREPKHVSPCKQTGSIQSFFQKAAEKQKQKVRKEEEEEEDDDDDDEEDSGTHCNEGLPASSLHNTSISDSQLKSDTVCPASSFTPVSQSKIGSSSPHTGISSFFHKRTIEKSLQVSGSALNKPENGQMPSPVDEEDTKDIVAVASGLESKVSSENASHESASEELRNELDIDVESNHPPPTVASEDLMSCERCGQEVLAWEMPEHNDYHFALDLQQSFSSGTSTITSSSSSSTTRNPLRAAGAGTAHSSRGKTKTRGQSGPAPKRPRSQSASSGTLDSFFKKN; encoded by the exons ATGGAGTACGGGAAGGAGAGGGTGGTGGCGTTAGTAGACATGGACTGCTTTTACGTGCAGGTGGAGCAGAGGCTGAATCCAGCTCTGAGGAATACTACCTGTGTGGTGGCCCAGTACAAGACGTGGAAAGGAGGCAG TATTATAGCTGTGAGCTACGAGGCCAGGGCCCATGGTGTCACCAGGAACATGTGGGTGGATGATGCAAAAAAACTGTGCCCAGACCTCCAGGTGGCACGAGTGCGTGAGTCTCATGGCAAGGCAGACTTGACAAA TTACAGAGAGGCGAGCGTGGAGGTGATTGAGGTCATGTCTCGCTTTGCTGTGATTGAGAGAGCTAGCATTGATGAGGCCTACATGGATTTGACTGCCGCTGTCCAGCAGCGACTGAAAAATATGACTGACAAACAAATCGAACCTTCGCTCTTGAGGACTACCTACATCCAGGGGTACCCGCAAAGTTCACCTGCAGCTGAAGAATCTGCAGAGGATACTGTGCTGGATAAAG AGGAACAGCGATCCAGAGGTCTCCAGCAGTGGCTGGAATCTTTAACGTTCCCGTCAGTGGGTGAGCAGAGCTCTGCAGAACTGCAGCTAACTGTTGGAGCACTGATTGTTGAGGAAATGAGAGCAGCTGTGGAGAAACACACAGGTTTCCGCTGTTCTGCAGGAATATCACACAATAAG GTATTGGCTAAACTAGCCTGTGGTCTGAACAAGCCCAACAGACAAACTGTTCTTCCTCTGGACTCTGTGACAGAACTTTTCAGCAGTCTCCCCATTGGCAAGAT CCGTAACCTGGGGGGTAAGCTGGGAACTTCAATCACAGAAACTCTGGGAATAGAGAACATGGGCGATCTCACTCGCTTCTCTAAGGCTCAGTTGGAGCAGCACTTTGGAGAAAAAACAGG TCAGTGGCTGTATGACTTGTGCCGGGGGATTGATTTTGAAGCTGTGAAACCAAGACAGCTTCCAAAGTCCATTGGCTGCAGTAAAAACTTTCCTGGGAAGACATCGCTGGCTACTAAAGAGCAG GTACAGTACTGGCTTCATCAACTGGCTCTTGAGTTAGAGGAGAGGCTGACCAAGGACAGAGAAGTG AACGGTCGAGTGGCTAAAATGCTGACAGTTGGTGTACGTCAGCTTGGTGATAAGAGGATGAGCAGCTTCTCTAGATGTTGTGCTTTAGTGCGCTACGAGGCGACCAAAATATCCAGCGACACCTTTGCCATTATCAAGAGTctgaacacagcaggaaaccaTCAGGCTGCATG GACTCCACCCCTCAGCATGTTATACCTCTCAGCTAGTAAATTCAGTGATGTTTCATCAGCGGGGGGGATTGCTGGCTTTCTTTCCAGTGATAGCACTTCAACGCAGCCACCCCGTGAACCAAAACATGTCTCCCCGTGTAAACAAACTGGCTCCATCCAGTCCTTTTTTCAAAAggcagctgagaaacaaaaacagaaggttagaaaagaggaggaggaggaggaggatgatgatgatgatgatgaagaggatTCTGGTACACACTGCAATGAAGGTCTCCCAGCTTCCTCGCTTCACAATACTTCTATTTCTGATAGTCAGTTGAAGTCAGACACCGTCTGTCCTGCTTCCTCTTTTACACCTGTTTCTCAGTCCAAAATTGGTTCATCCAGCCCCCACACAGgcatttcctctttctttcacaAGAGGACCATTGAAAAAAGCCTTCAGGTTTCAGGGTCAGCACTGAACAAGCCTGAAAACGGACAAATGCCGAGTCCCGTTGATGAGGAAGACACCAAAGACATTGTTGCTGTGGCATCAGGTTTGGAGTCAAAAGTCAGCTCAGAGAATGCATCTCATGAGTCGGCAAGTGAGGAGTTAAGGAATGAACTGGACATTGATGTGGAGTCAAATCACCCTCCTCCCACTGTGGCCAGTGAAGATCTGATGAGCTGTGAACGCTGTGGTCAGGAGGTGTTAGCGTGGGAAATGCCAGAACACAATGACTATCATTTTGCTCTGGACCTCCAACAGTCTTTCTCTTCAGGCACATCAACCAtcacttcctcttcttcttccagtACCACTAGAAATCCTCTCAGAGCAGCAGGCGCAGGCACAGCCCACTCCTCTCGGGGCAAGACCAAAACAAGAGGCCAGTCGGGACCAGCACCGAAAAGACCCCGCTCCCAAAGTGCAAGCTCGGGCACTCTGGATTCATTCTTCAAGAAAAACTGA
- the gtpbp2a gene encoding GTP-binding protein 2 isoform X1, translated as MDARVSELFGSGNGHSSGSGGVSSGKPGNGYGVAPKKASAKSKKAKARLSRNFKPSNNTPYLPPEAEEGNIEYKLKLVNPTQYRFEHLATQMKWRLQEGRGEAVYQIGVEDNGMLVGLSEEEMRASLKTLHRLAEKVGADIAILREREVDYDSDVPRKIAEVLIRKVPDDQQFLDLRVAVLGNVDSGKSTLLGVLTQGELDNGRGRARLNLFRHLHEIQTGRTSSISFEILGFNSKGEVVNYSESRTAEEICESASKMITFIDLAGHHKYLKTTIFGLTSYCPDFAMLVVSANTGIAGTTREHLGLAMALKVPIFIVISKVDLCTRATVERTVRQLERVLKQPGCNKVPMVVSSTDDAVTAAQQFAQSPSITPIFTLSSVSGESLDLLKVFFNIIPPLSNSKEQEELMQQLTEFQVDEIYTVPEVGTVVGGTLYSGICREGDHLVVGPTDSGQFHQLTVGSIQRNRSACRVLRAGQAATLALGNFDRSLLRKGMVMVSPEMDPTICWMFEAEIVLLFHAKTFHKGFQVTVHIGNVRQTATVEAVYGKEELRTGEKAVVLFKFIKHPEYLKVGAKVLFREGVTKGIGLVTKLLPIAQYQPS; from the exons ATGGATGCGCGGGTATCGGAGTTATTTGGCTCAGGAAACGGACACAGCTCTGGATCTGGTGGTGTGTCCAGCGGCAAGCCTGGGAATGGCTATGGGGTAGCCCCCAAAAAAGCCTCTGCAAAGAGCAAGAAAGCAAAAGCTCGATTATCCCGCAACTTCAAACCAAGCAATAACACCCCGTATCTACCTCCGGAG GCCGAAGAGGGAAATATAGAGTACAAG CTCAAGCTAGTAAACCCCACACAATACCGCTTTGAGCACCTAGCAACACAAATGAAATGGCGACTGCAGGAGGGCCGAGGTGAAGCTGTCTATCAAATAGGTGTCGAGGACAATGGCATGCTGGTGGGACTATCAGAGGAGGAAATGAGGGCTTCACTAAAAACGCTCCATCGGCTTGCAGAGAA AGTTGGAGCGGACATCGCAATTTTAAGAGAGCGAGAGGTGGACTATGACTCTGATGTGCCTCGTAAGATTGCTGAAGTTCTCATTCGCAAAGTGCCAGATGACCAGCAG TTCTTAGACCTACGAGTAGCTGTACTGGGCAATGTGGACTCGGGCAAGTCCACTCTTTTGGGTGTTTTGACACAAGGTGAGCTGGACAATGGACGGGGAAGAGCGAGGCTCAACCTTTTCAGACATCTACATGAAATTCAGACTGGACGCACTTCGAGCATTAGCTTTGAGATTCTTGGCTTTAACAGCAAAGGAGAG gttGTGAATTACAGCGAGTCTCGGACAGCAGAGGAGATTTGTGAGAGTGCCTCTAAAATGATCACATTCATTGATCTGGCAGGTCACCACAAGTACCTGAAAACCACCATCTTTGGCCTCACCAGTTACTGTCCAGATTTTGCAATGCTTGTGGTCAGTGCGAATACTGGAATTG CTGGTACAACACGGGAGCATCTTGGCCTTGCCATGGCACTGAAGGTTCCCATCTTCATTGTTATCAGTAAAGTGGACCTCTGCACACGGGCCACTGTTGAGCGCACGGTGCGGCAGTTGGAGCGCGTCTTGAAGCAGCCAGGCTGCAACAAGGTGCCCATGGTTGTAAGCAGTACAGATGATGCTGTCACAGCAGCACAGCAGTTTGCCCAGTCACCAAG CATCACACCAATCTTCACCTTGTCCAGTGTTTCTGGAGAGAGTCTAGATTTGCTTAAAGTTTTCTTTAACATCATCCCTCCTCTGAGCAACAGCAAGGAGCAGGAGGAACTAATGCAGCAGCTAACAGAGTTTCAG GTGGATGAGATCTACACAGTTCCAGAGGTGGGGACAGTGGTTGGAGGTACTCTATACAG TGGTATTTGCCGTGAAGGGGATCATCTTGTAGTAGGGCCCACAGACTCGGGTCAGTTCCACCAGTTGACCGTAGGCAGCATCCAAAGGAACCGCTCGGCATGCAGGGTACTCAGGGCGGGCCAGGCTGCTACACTTGCTCTGGGCAACTTTGACCGCTCACTGTTACGCAAG GGCATGGTGATGGTGAGCCCAGAGATGGATCCTACCATCTGCTGGATGTTTGAGGCTGAGATTGTCCTGCTTTTCCATGCCAAGACCTTCCACAAGGGCTTCCAGGTTACTGTGCACATTGGCAATGTGAGACAGACCGCAACAGTGGAAGCAGTGTATGGCAAG GAGGAGCTGAGGACGGGAGAGAAAGCGGTGGTTCTCTTCAAGTTCATCAAGCATCCAGAATATCTGAAGGTGGGAGCAAAGGTTCTCTTCAGAGAGGGGGTAACCAAAGGTATCGGGCTCGTCACCAAGCTGCTTCCTATCGCCCAGTACCAGCCATCCTAA
- the gtpbp2a gene encoding GTP-binding protein 2 isoform X2: MKWRLQEGRGEAVYQIGVEDNGMLVGLSEEEMRASLKTLHRLAEKVGADIAILREREVDYDSDVPRKIAEVLIRKVPDDQQFLDLRVAVLGNVDSGKSTLLGVLTQGELDNGRGRARLNLFRHLHEIQTGRTSSISFEILGFNSKGEVVNYSESRTAEEICESASKMITFIDLAGHHKYLKTTIFGLTSYCPDFAMLVVSANTGIAGTTREHLGLAMALKVPIFIVISKVDLCTRATVERTVRQLERVLKQPGCNKVPMVVSSTDDAVTAAQQFAQSPSITPIFTLSSVSGESLDLLKVFFNIIPPLSNSKEQEELMQQLTEFQVDEIYTVPEVGTVVGGTLYSGICREGDHLVVGPTDSGQFHQLTVGSIQRNRSACRVLRAGQAATLALGNFDRSLLRKGMVMVSPEMDPTICWMFEAEIVLLFHAKTFHKGFQVTVHIGNVRQTATVEAVYGKEELRTGEKAVVLFKFIKHPEYLKVGAKVLFREGVTKGIGLVTKLLPIAQYQPS, from the exons ATGAAATGGCGACTGCAGGAGGGCCGAGGTGAAGCTGTCTATCAAATAGGTGTCGAGGACAATGGCATGCTGGTGGGACTATCAGAGGAGGAAATGAGGGCTTCACTAAAAACGCTCCATCGGCTTGCAGAGAA AGTTGGAGCGGACATCGCAATTTTAAGAGAGCGAGAGGTGGACTATGACTCTGATGTGCCTCGTAAGATTGCTGAAGTTCTCATTCGCAAAGTGCCAGATGACCAGCAG TTCTTAGACCTACGAGTAGCTGTACTGGGCAATGTGGACTCGGGCAAGTCCACTCTTTTGGGTGTTTTGACACAAGGTGAGCTGGACAATGGACGGGGAAGAGCGAGGCTCAACCTTTTCAGACATCTACATGAAATTCAGACTGGACGCACTTCGAGCATTAGCTTTGAGATTCTTGGCTTTAACAGCAAAGGAGAG gttGTGAATTACAGCGAGTCTCGGACAGCAGAGGAGATTTGTGAGAGTGCCTCTAAAATGATCACATTCATTGATCTGGCAGGTCACCACAAGTACCTGAAAACCACCATCTTTGGCCTCACCAGTTACTGTCCAGATTTTGCAATGCTTGTGGTCAGTGCGAATACTGGAATTG CTGGTACAACACGGGAGCATCTTGGCCTTGCCATGGCACTGAAGGTTCCCATCTTCATTGTTATCAGTAAAGTGGACCTCTGCACACGGGCCACTGTTGAGCGCACGGTGCGGCAGTTGGAGCGCGTCTTGAAGCAGCCAGGCTGCAACAAGGTGCCCATGGTTGTAAGCAGTACAGATGATGCTGTCACAGCAGCACAGCAGTTTGCCCAGTCACCAAG CATCACACCAATCTTCACCTTGTCCAGTGTTTCTGGAGAGAGTCTAGATTTGCTTAAAGTTTTCTTTAACATCATCCCTCCTCTGAGCAACAGCAAGGAGCAGGAGGAACTAATGCAGCAGCTAACAGAGTTTCAG GTGGATGAGATCTACACAGTTCCAGAGGTGGGGACAGTGGTTGGAGGTACTCTATACAG TGGTATTTGCCGTGAAGGGGATCATCTTGTAGTAGGGCCCACAGACTCGGGTCAGTTCCACCAGTTGACCGTAGGCAGCATCCAAAGGAACCGCTCGGCATGCAGGGTACTCAGGGCGGGCCAGGCTGCTACACTTGCTCTGGGCAACTTTGACCGCTCACTGTTACGCAAG GGCATGGTGATGGTGAGCCCAGAGATGGATCCTACCATCTGCTGGATGTTTGAGGCTGAGATTGTCCTGCTTTTCCATGCCAAGACCTTCCACAAGGGCTTCCAGGTTACTGTGCACATTGGCAATGTGAGACAGACCGCAACAGTGGAAGCAGTGTATGGCAAG GAGGAGCTGAGGACGGGAGAGAAAGCGGTGGTTCTCTTCAAGTTCATCAAGCATCCAGAATATCTGAAGGTGGGAGCAAAGGTTCTCTTCAGAGAGGGGGTAACCAAAGGTATCGGGCTCGTCACCAAGCTGCTTCCTATCGCCCAGTACCAGCCATCCTAA
- the LOC116333623 gene encoding otoraplin isoform X2, which produces MGYPLVILLCVGLLHQTTRAVLMDKLADQKICGDAECSYVLSMATILDDFISPDCRFLNLRKGQVVYVYSKLIAAEGAGVFWSGSIYSERYVDQMGVIGYFPATVVKETQRFTENTDMDFYCD; this is translated from the exons ATGGGTTATCCACTGGTGATTCTGTTGTGTGTGGGACTGCTACACCAGACCACGAGGGCTGTCCTCATGGATAAACTAGCAGACCAGAAGATTTGCGGAGATGCAGAGTGCTCAT ATGTTCTCTCCATGGCCACAATCTTGGATGACTTCATATCTCCTGACTGCCGATTCCTCAACCTCAGAAAGGGTCAGGTGGTTTATGTGTACTCCAAACTCATTGCAGCAGAGGGCGCTGGAGTCTTCTGGTCTGGAAGC ATTTACAGTGAGCGGTACGTGGACCAGATGGGCGTCATTGGATACTTCCCTGCAACTGTGGTGAAGGAGACACAGAGGTTTACAGAAAACACA GACATGGACTTCTACTGCGATTAA
- the LOC116333623 gene encoding otoraplin isoform X1 yields the protein MGYPLVILLCVGLLHQTTRAVLMDKLADQKICGDAECSYVLSMATILDDFISPDCRFLNLRKGQVVYVYSKLIAAEGAGVFWSGSIYSERYVDQMGVIGYFPATVVKETQRFTENTVKIQTTDMDFYCD from the exons ATGGGTTATCCACTGGTGATTCTGTTGTGTGTGGGACTGCTACACCAGACCACGAGGGCTGTCCTCATGGATAAACTAGCAGACCAGAAGATTTGCGGAGATGCAGAGTGCTCAT ATGTTCTCTCCATGGCCACAATCTTGGATGACTTCATATCTCCTGACTGCCGATTCCTCAACCTCAGAAAGGGTCAGGTGGTTTATGTGTACTCCAAACTCATTGCAGCAGAGGGCGCTGGAGTCTTCTGGTCTGGAAGC ATTTACAGTGAGCGGTACGTGGACCAGATGGGCGTCATTGGATACTTCCCTGCAACTGTGGTGAAGGAGACACAGAGGTTTACAGAAAACACAGTTAAGATCCAAACAACT GACATGGACTTCTACTGCGATTAA